ATTTTTACACATTTATTAGCCGATAAACATAATATAGAAAATAATATTTACATTGAAGACGCTGGTTCATATCGTCACCATATAGATTTTGACAAGAAAAATAACAACCCGGATAATTTAATCAGATTGAGCAAAGAGGAACATTTAAAAATACATAGAGATTTGGCTCGGCTTACGCTTCATAGGCCAGACGTGATAGAGAAATGCAAAAAACTTAAACAGGAAGAGGGCTTTAGAAAAAAGATGTCTATTAAAATGAAATCAATGCACGATATGTTGAGCGAACGAGCAAAAAAACAATGGGAGAATCCGGAATATAAGGAATACATGCGAAATAAATATTTAGAATTTTATTATTCTAATAAGGAATACAGGGAGAATAATCTCAAGAGATTATATGATGCCCAAAAAGAATATCGGGCGGACGAAAAGAACCTAAAAATAATGTCTGAAAGAACAAAAAATTATTTTAAGGATCATCCTGAAAGGAAGATAGAACTTTCTATATTAGCAAAAGAGCAGTGGAGAGACGAAGCGTTGCTGAGATGGCGGTCAGATAAAACGAAAGCACAATGGACGGAAGATTTCAGAAGAAAGCGAAAATTAGCTTATAATAAAGTTTATTTTCGCGAGAGCATGAATTTCTTGAAAATGATTCATGATAAATATGGAGATATAAATCATTACGATAAGGAAAGGGTAGATCTTCTTAAAAAGAATCCCAATTTATTAAGGATGAAAACCTTAACCCAAAGATTTTTTGATAATGATAAGAAAAGATTAACAGAGGCCGTAGAAAATTTTAATCACAAAATAAAAAGAATAGAATTCCTCAAAAAAAGAGTAGATGTCTATGACATTGAAGTTCCTAAAACCCATAATTTTGCTTTAGCTAGTGGGGTTTTCGTCCACAATAGCGCGAAAGCAGGGAGAAACAGAAGATTTCAGGCAATATTGCCTTTGCGTGGAAAGATTCTAAATGTGGAGAGGGCTAAACTTAACAGAGTTTTAAGTTCTGATGAAATAAAGGCGCTCATTATCGCCTTGGGCACTGCCATTGCGCAGGATTTTGATATTTCCAAACTGCGTTATCATAGAGTGGTTATTATGACCGATGCTGATGTTGACGGCGCGCACATAAGAACGCTTTTGTTGACATTATTTTACAGGCATCTTAAGCCCGTGATTGAGCAGGGTTGTTTATATATAGCCCAACCGCCTCTTTATAAGATTCAGGAAGGTAAAAAAATGGAGTATGCTTACAATGAAGCAGATAAATTAGAGATTGTGGAAGATATGCGCAAAGCAGGAGCCAAGAATTTAAATGTGCAGAGATATAAGGGCTTGGGCGAAATGAATGCAGACCAGCTTTGGGAAACAACCATGAATCCTGCGAATAGAAGTTTATTAAGAGTGTCAGTTGATGATGCTAAGGCAGCAGACAGCATTTTTGATATCTTAATGGGAGAAGAGGTCTTGGCAAGAAAGAAGTTTATCCAGACACATGCCAAGTATGTCAAAAATTTGGACATTTAAACTTGACATCAACCTTGTTCGTGATAATATAGGGGGAGTCCCCCTTAAGGGGGTTTTAAAGACCTTTTTGATAGAGAAAATAGCTATCGTCCGCTATAATCTTCAAATTAGAGTAATTCAATTATGAATATATTTTCATTTCCGCATAAACTCTTTCTTTATCTTAAACAGGTGAAGACAGAGGTTAAAAAAATCAATTGGCCTACTAGAGAAGAAACAATTAGGTATGCCTTGACTGTTATAGTTATATCAGCAGTAGTGGCTATTTTCTTAGGCGGATTGGATTTTGCTTTTGGATCGCTTGTGAGAAAATTAATCACCCTATAAATTTTTATGCCAAAACAGAAAATTCCTAAAACCAGGCAATGGTATGTGCTACATACTTATTCTGGATACGAGGATTCGGTGGCTAAAAATCTAAAGCACAGAGTTGAGTCGCTTGGCATGGAAGATAAGATATTTAATGTTTTAGTGCCAAAGGAGAGAAAAATTAAAATAAAAGGCGGAAAAAGGAAAATAATAGAAGAAAAGATTTATCCGGGATATGTGTTAGTGGAGATGATAGTAACCGATGATTCTTGGTATGTAGTGAGGAATACGCCGAATGTTACGGGATTTGTCGGCGCAGGAACCACGCCAGTGCCAGTTTCCCCCGGGGAAATATCGGAAATAAGCCAGAGAGTGGAAACCGAAACACCAAAATATACAATCAATATTGATGTCGGAGACATGGTAAAAATCACTGACG
This portion of the Patescibacteria group bacterium genome encodes:
- the secE gene encoding preprotein translocase subunit SecE — protein: MNIFSFPHKLFLYLKQVKTEVKKINWPTREETIRYALTVIVISAVVAIFLGGLDFAFGSLVRKLITL
- the nusG gene encoding transcription termination/antitermination protein NusG yields the protein MPKQKIPKTRQWYVLHTYSGYEDSVAKNLKHRVESLGMEDKIFNVLVPKERKIKIKGGKRKIIEEKIYPGYVLVEMIVTDDSWYVVRNTPNVTGFVGAGTTPVPVSPGEISEISQRVETETPKYTINIDVGDMVKITDGPFKEYEGKVSELDREQGKIKVMVNLFGRDTPVELDSLQIKKI